A single genomic interval of Gossypium raimondii isolate GPD5lz chromosome 11, ASM2569854v1, whole genome shotgun sequence harbors:
- the LOC105801687 gene encoding uncharacterized protein LOC105801687, producing MLTITTASASISPPTPPNLQLINRRHLLLLTSLSLSSFSVSDSVATARGLLQMPPPRLTNRYFLVRAGESQYESLGIINTNPVAKTSVDSGLSDKGKKQTLKSALELKAMGACERNCWIWPSITQRAYQAAEIIAAVNGVSRSYIVPEYSFLDARGLGAYEGKELEAISQVYESDSISSTIKPPPIDDGTPNESVADVFVRVTQLMSILETQYSEDTVIIVSPDSDNLTILQAGLVGLDLRRHSELSFGPGEVRYVDPSSIPTYKQPASAVYKCLNPPNCN from the exons ATGCTGACAATAACCACCGCCTCCGCCTCCATATCTCCACCAACACCACCTAACCTCCAACTAATCAACCGCCGTCACTTGCTGCTTCTCACTTCCCTCTCCTTATCTTCATTCTCAGTCTCAGATTCGGTGGCCACTGCTCGTGGCCTTCTCCAGATGCCCCCACCTCGCCTCACTAACAG gtaCTTTTTGGTGAGGGCTGGGGAGTCCCAATATGAGAGCCTCGGAATAATCAACACCAACCCTGTAGCAAAAACTTCTGTTGATAGTGGGTTATCAGACAAGGGGAAAAAACAGACTCTGAAATCTGCTTTGGAATTGAAGGCTATGGGGGCCTGTGAAAGGAATTGCTGGATTTGGCCTTCTATTACTCAAAGAGCTTACCAGGCTGCTGAGATCATTGCAGCTGTTAATGGTGTCAGTCGTAg TTATATAGTTCCAGAGTACAGCTTCCTGGATGCTCGTGGACTGGGAGCATATGAAGGCAAGGAACTGGAAGCCATTTCACAA GTTTATGAATCGGATAGCATATCTTCTACAATCAAGCCACCTCCTATAGATGATGGAACACCAAATGAAAGTGTGGCAGATGTATTTGTGCGTGTGACACAACTCATGTCTATCCTTGAGACTCAGTACTCTGAAGACACTGTCATTATAGTGTCTCCAGATTCTGACAATTTGACGATATTGCAAGCTGGTTTAGTCGGACTTGATCTTCGAAG GCACAGTGAACTTTCCTTTGGGCCAGGCGAAGTAAGATATGTAGATCCAAGTAGCATTCCAACCTACAAGCAACCTGCATCCGCTGTGTATAAATGTTTAAACCCACCAAACTGTAACTAA